The following are encoded in a window of uncultured Sphaerochaeta sp. genomic DNA:
- a CDS encoding glycosyltransferase codes for MKILVTTDFYLPHITGVTTVVVNEQNMLKQLGHEVRLLTIGKSPVSSYTGGVYYMKGSRIQPLRDSQLTLSYRDPLLDDILSWKPDIVHSNNEFITMGWARRIAETLDIPLIHTCHTDFTRYDASRRIRHTLWDTLMATIVKRRVRYCDLLISPSLSHSHMLERYHVNQPIVVLPSGIDLERFQRPVGKEEIASLRASFGFTEEHCTLVSVCRLSSEKRVNRSIDDFFLLSFLEPSARLLLVGGGPKEESLKKQVADLGLEGLVVFAGAIPSEHVPLYYRLSDIFISSSVRESQGLGFVEAMASSLPVVLREDHSLGFSVEEEGCGFICDESHSFVHALALLVSDKQKRKEMGERAKQASERFSLTCWADSLISVCKTTLDTSGKRNDRRHNHQGGKHAVEQGNTH; via the coding sequence GTGAAAATTCTTGTCACTACAGATTTTTATCTACCGCATATTACTGGTGTTACGACCGTTGTGGTAAATGAACAAAACATGCTTAAACAGCTTGGTCATGAAGTACGTTTGCTCACCATAGGAAAATCTCCTGTCTCCTCATATACAGGAGGGGTCTATTACATGAAAGGCAGCAGGATACAACCTCTCAGGGATTCCCAGTTGACCCTTTCCTATCGTGATCCGCTTCTTGATGACATTCTCTCCTGGAAACCCGATATTGTACACTCCAACAATGAATTCATTACCATGGGTTGGGCAAGAAGAATCGCAGAAACACTGGATATTCCACTGATCCACACCTGCCATACCGATTTTACCCGCTACGATGCTTCTCGCCGTATTCGGCATACGCTCTGGGATACCCTGATGGCAACCATCGTAAAGAGACGGGTACGTTATTGTGATCTTCTGATCAGTCCATCCCTCTCTCACAGTCATATGTTGGAGCGTTACCATGTAAACCAACCTATCGTCGTCCTTCCCAGTGGTATCGATCTGGAGCGATTCCAACGTCCGGTTGGAAAAGAGGAAATTGCTTCCTTGCGCGCCAGTTTTGGTTTCACCGAGGAGCATTGCACTCTCGTCTCGGTATGTCGACTATCCAGCGAGAAACGAGTGAACAGAAGTATTGATGATTTCTTTCTTCTCTCCTTTCTTGAACCCTCTGCAAGGTTACTCCTGGTGGGTGGAGGACCGAAGGAGGAGAGTTTAAAGAAGCAGGTTGCTGATTTAGGATTGGAAGGACTCGTGGTCTTTGCCGGAGCAATTCCCTCTGAACATGTCCCTCTCTATTACAGACTCTCTGACATATTCATCTCATCCTCTGTCCGCGAGTCCCAAGGTCTTGGGTTTGTGGAAGCAATGGCAAGCTCGCTTCCGGTAGTTTTACGTGAAGATCATAGCTTGGGGTTTTCAGTCGAGGAGGAAGGGTGTGGTTTTATCTGTGATGAAAGTCATTCATTCGTACATGCTCTTGCTTTGCTGGTTTCAGACAAGCAGAAAAGAAAGGAGATGGGAGAGAGGGCAAAACAGGCAAGTGAGCGTTTCTCACTTACCTGCTGGGCAGATTCCTTGATCTCAGTGTGTAAGACGACGCTTGATACGAGTGGTAAGCGTAATGACCGAAGGCATAACCACCAAGGTGGCAAGCATGCAGTTGAGCAGGGCAATACTCATTAG
- a CDS encoding UDP-N-acetylglucosamine--LPS N-acetylglucosamine transferase, with the protein MHIAFLYVDAGKGHITPAKALSDAALRLGHTTVVADLFETVNAPIVNWMSKSNWRLMLHFPRLEAFIDPKQDSWFNARLFRFLGTHSHATRDFKAWYDANTPDCIVVAHFLAGCLIQPIVAKLGLPVPVFEYATDVVFTPRIGINSALDRFYICTQLGKELAMAFGQEEKTISICPFPLKTQMMHTVIPEKQQARKNLGMLDRFTVLLNLGGEGIGTTDFLEEVQKRNLDWQIITVGTLSSSTKLQYKRFREKYPSFPLYTPGFVDNIQDYICACDVQAGKAGANALMESLYLKRPFLISSLLYAAKPTTEFFERHKVGWVENTIEKQVDILQAYSEDSQAQEAMKEAFEKLPTTFDSDAFARMITEDAERCIKEKGTDTQ; encoded by the coding sequence ATGCACATAGCATTTTTATATGTCGATGCAGGGAAAGGCCACATCACCCCTGCAAAAGCTTTGAGTGATGCCGCGCTCAGGCTGGGCCACACCACCGTTGTTGCTGATTTATTTGAAACAGTCAATGCACCTATTGTCAATTGGATGAGTAAATCCAACTGGAGACTGATGTTGCATTTTCCTCGTCTTGAGGCATTCATCGATCCCAAGCAGGACTCCTGGTTCAACGCAAGGCTATTCCGATTCTTAGGGACCCACAGCCATGCAACGAGAGACTTCAAAGCATGGTATGATGCAAATACCCCTGACTGTATTGTTGTTGCCCACTTTCTTGCTGGCTGTCTTATTCAACCAATCGTTGCAAAGCTAGGATTACCGGTACCAGTATTCGAATATGCTACGGATGTGGTATTCACCCCTAGAATAGGGATCAACTCTGCATTGGACCGGTTTTATATCTGTACCCAGTTGGGGAAAGAACTTGCCATGGCCTTCGGTCAAGAGGAAAAAACGATTTCCATCTGTCCATTCCCCTTGAAAACACAGATGATGCACACGGTAATTCCCGAGAAACAGCAGGCAAGAAAAAACCTAGGTATGCTGGACCGTTTTACTGTCTTGCTCAATCTTGGTGGAGAAGGCATAGGCACAACCGATTTCCTTGAGGAGGTACAAAAAAGAAACCTCGATTGGCAAATCATCACCGTGGGAACACTCAGCAGTAGCACGAAATTACAGTACAAGCGTTTCAGGGAAAAATATCCCTCCTTCCCTCTGTATACCCCTGGTTTTGTCGATAATATCCAGGACTATATCTGTGCCTGTGATGTACAGGCAGGCAAGGCTGGAGCAAATGCATTGATGGAGTCCCTCTATCTCAAGCGCCCCTTCCTGATCTCCAGCTTGCTCTATGCAGCAAAACCCACAACCGAGTTCTTCGAACGGCATAAGGTTGGCTGGGTGGAGAACACGATTGAGAAGCAGGTTGATATCCTGCAAGCATACAGCGAGGACAGCCAAGCACAAGAGGCAATGAAGGAAGCTTTTGAAAAGCTGCCCACCACCTTTGATAGTGATGCGTTTGCACGCATGATCACAGAGGACGCAGAGAGATGCATAAAAGAGAAAGGTACTGATACTCAGTAA
- a CDS encoding PTS sugar transporter subunit IIC: MAEGMISSEGRQVGGYITRVLSGMAQGLFASLIIGLIIKQIGHYSSILLLEHIGMVAQYLTGPAIGMGVAIAIGASPLGVLGSAVAGAVGAGTFSFANGIALALGEPVGAMIAGLAAAESSKMVAGKTGVDILIVPLTTILVGSLVGYFIAPPIAALMKYIGAFINSLTTLYPLPMGILVSTVVGMVLTLPISSAAISISLGLDGLAAGAAVVGCSCQMIGFAVSSYKENRLGGLLSQGLGTSMIQIPNIWKNPLIWIPPTLTSAILGPVSTVLFKMENNSAGAGMGTSGLVGQFNAIAVMGLESWPVILLMHFLLPALITLIFSTYMRKKGWIKDGDMLLTLR, from the coding sequence ATGGCTGAAGGAATGATTTCTTCAGAGGGGAGGCAGGTGGGTGGTTATATCACCCGTGTTTTGAGCGGTATGGCTCAAGGCCTCTTTGCCTCACTCATCATTGGTCTTATCATCAAGCAAATTGGACATTACAGTTCCATTCTCCTGCTCGAACACATCGGTATGGTTGCCCAGTACCTTACGGGTCCTGCAATCGGGATGGGAGTTGCAATCGCTATAGGGGCTAGTCCTCTCGGAGTACTGGGAAGCGCTGTAGCAGGTGCTGTAGGGGCTGGAACCTTCTCCTTTGCAAATGGGATAGCCCTGGCTCTTGGAGAGCCGGTAGGGGCTATGATAGCAGGTCTTGCAGCAGCGGAAAGCTCAAAAATGGTTGCAGGAAAAACTGGTGTCGATATTCTTATCGTTCCGCTCACCACCATCTTGGTCGGATCATTGGTAGGATATTTCATTGCTCCTCCCATTGCAGCTTTGATGAAATACATTGGGGCATTCATCAACTCATTGACCACATTGTATCCACTGCCGATGGGTATCTTGGTATCTACCGTGGTAGGCATGGTACTCACGCTCCCGATCAGTAGTGCTGCGATCAGCATCAGCCTAGGGCTCGATGGGCTTGCGGCAGGAGCAGCAGTTGTTGGTTGTAGTTGTCAGATGATTGGCTTTGCAGTGAGCTCCTACAAGGAGAACAGACTCGGTGGGTTGCTGAGCCAAGGACTCGGAACGAGTATGATCCAGATTCCAAATATCTGGAAGAATCCCCTGATTTGGATACCCCCTACCCTGACCTCTGCAATCCTGGGACCAGTGAGTACTGTGCTTTTCAAGATGGAGAACAACAGCGCAGGGGCTGGCATGGGAACCAGTGGATTGGTCGGCCAGTTCAACGCTATCGCAGTAATGGGATTGGAGTCTTGGCCGGTGATTCTCTTGATGCACTTTCTACTCCCCGCCCTCATTACCCTCATATTCAGTACGTATATGAGAAAAAAGGGCTGGATCAAGGACGGAGATATGTTACTTACATTGCGGTAA
- a CDS encoding DUF6675 family protein, translating to MGKRVLTFCLVCCLSIGAIWADASEIRSALPQLSPEQYQALESGEMINEYALDGEPLTHYFVKGSESHRRAVEVQSIQDGFSVAAVSYIPYGETLKAMDKAERQLAIFNSLRAISTQEGLTYISWRAGNKPKLLIEKSSYMEDSKNLNNLIPDPVATVFPYSAQSYVYQRDTSFGGNRYLHTYTNSDEEIFVEIKNINTVRVLGIFTAVKKEQLTINMGTYQLDDGLLLYALTSIDGRDPVVSIFGLEVDLPSAFRRRIVALQNWFRDQLDTLENQ from the coding sequence ATGGGAAAGAGGGTATTGACGTTTTGTTTGGTTTGCTGTCTCAGCATAGGAGCTATTTGGGCGGATGCATCTGAGATTCGCTCAGCATTGCCCCAATTGTCACCGGAGCAATACCAGGCACTGGAATCAGGGGAGATGATCAATGAGTATGCACTCGATGGAGAACCTCTGACCCATTATTTCGTGAAAGGAAGCGAATCCCACCGGCGTGCTGTTGAGGTCCAATCAATTCAAGATGGTTTCTCTGTTGCTGCAGTGAGTTATATTCCCTATGGAGAGACACTCAAGGCGATGGATAAAGCTGAACGACAGCTGGCAATTTTCAATAGTCTGAGAGCAATATCAACGCAGGAAGGGTTGACCTATATCTCTTGGCGTGCAGGAAACAAACCAAAGCTCCTCATTGAGAAATCTTCCTACATGGAAGACAGTAAGAATCTCAATAATCTGATTCCGGACCCTGTAGCAACGGTATTTCCTTATTCGGCCCAGAGCTATGTTTATCAGCGTGATACATCCTTCGGAGGGAATCGCTACCTTCATACCTATACAAACAGTGATGAGGAGATATTTGTAGAGATCAAGAATATCAATACTGTTCGGGTATTGGGAATTTTCACTGCAGTAAAGAAAGAACAACTTACGATCAACATGGGAACCTATCAACTCGACGATGGCTTGCTTCTATATGCCTTGACCAGTATCGATGGAAGGGATCCTGTTGTTTCCATTTTTGGACTGGAAGTCGATCTTCCTTCAGCATTCAGAAGGCGTATCGTCGCATTGCAGAACTGGTTCAGGGACCAACTTGATACGCTAGAGAACCAATAA
- a CDS encoding undecaprenyl-phosphate glucose phosphotransferase has translation MKSSNRTLLALKVFLDSLMILLSWLLAGYLRFYVIPGGMSNDFFIFLRISILVLAYTLFFLSKNGLYEEDLEHSWRKQTSKLVFSSFEGFLLLVITLYFLFPQKVSRLSIALHFFLLVALLVTERTIVSSYIKSCYRKGKYSRRILLVGFGESLLQYEKALHSTRVQGIKLVGQYDGQGSPIGGIKQLKNSTLREAVQETFPDLVVISYPPEEHTREKAAVAEGLDLLNEKVIMLPHLPESHIGTNISDFRWIPVLTLNAAEINVFGRISKRVFDVLSCTVGVILISPILAIIALLIKLSSPGPVIFKQQRVTRDEKIFTMYKFRSMRNDIPEDNTHWTEENDPRVTKIGRFLRKTSLDELPQLFNVIGGSMSLIGPRPERPALVERFNKEIPGYRMRHRVKSGISGWAQVNGWRGNTSLERRIEFDLYYIRNWNMIFDFKIILFTFFRGFVNENAY, from the coding sequence ATGAAGAGTAGCAATCGAACGCTGTTGGCTTTGAAGGTGTTTTTGGACAGCCTCATGATATTGTTATCGTGGTTGTTGGCTGGTTACCTCAGGTTCTATGTCATTCCAGGCGGTATGTCGAATGACTTTTTTATTTTCTTGAGAATTTCCATACTCGTATTGGCTTATACCCTGTTTTTTCTCAGCAAGAATGGACTCTATGAAGAGGATTTGGAACACTCTTGGCGAAAACAGACAAGTAAGCTTGTATTCAGCAGCTTTGAAGGATTTCTTCTACTCGTTATTACACTCTATTTTTTGTTTCCCCAGAAAGTAAGTAGACTTTCCATAGCGCTACATTTTTTCTTGTTGGTTGCTCTGCTTGTAACAGAACGTACCATAGTCTCCAGCTATATCAAGTCCTGTTATCGCAAAGGAAAATACTCCCGCAGGATTCTATTGGTTGGATTTGGTGAGAGTCTCTTGCAGTATGAAAAGGCTCTTCATAGCACGCGAGTCCAAGGTATCAAGTTGGTAGGGCAGTATGATGGACAAGGGAGTCCGATCGGGGGTATCAAGCAACTGAAAAACAGTACCCTGCGTGAAGCAGTACAAGAGACGTTCCCTGATTTGGTGGTTATCAGTTATCCTCCTGAGGAACATACCCGCGAGAAAGCTGCAGTTGCTGAAGGTTTGGATCTGTTGAATGAGAAGGTAATCATGCTTCCTCATCTTCCTGAATCCCATATTGGAACCAATATCTCTGACTTCAGGTGGATTCCTGTCCTGACGCTCAATGCTGCAGAAATCAATGTATTCGGTAGAATTTCCAAACGTGTGTTTGATGTGTTGTCCTGCACCGTAGGGGTTATTCTTATTAGTCCTATTTTGGCCATTATTGCACTACTGATAAAACTCTCGTCACCTGGGCCGGTCATCTTCAAGCAACAGAGGGTGACGAGGGATGAAAAAATCTTTACGATGTACAAGTTCAGAAGTATGCGTAACGACATACCTGAGGATAATACGCACTGGACCGAAGAGAATGACCCGAGAGTGACGAAAATTGGGCGGTTCCTCAGGAAAACCAGCTTGGATGAGTTGCCACAGTTGTTTAATGTAATCGGTGGTTCGATGAGTCTCATTGGACCTAGACCAGAACGACCAGCATTGGTAGAGCGGTTCAACAAGGAAATCCCGGGATATAGAATGCGACACCGTGTCAAGTCAGGAATATCTGGTTGGGCTCAGGTCAACGGTTGGCGTGGCAATACTTCTTTGGAGAGGCGGATTGAGTTTGACCTGTACTATATCAGAAACTGGAATATGATTTTTGATTTCAAGATCATTCTCTTCACCTTCTTCAGAGGGTTTGTCAATGAGAATGCGTACTAG
- a CDS encoding Trp family transcriptional regulator translates to MDTEYKDLIEVFSATNNPEDMAKLFEEMLTPSERKAILLRWNLMKDLYQGLPQREIASSYGISLCKITRGSKILKQKDSYCKKILSDRYDDHLHI, encoded by the coding sequence ATGGATACTGAATATAAGGATTTGATCGAGGTCTTTAGTGCAACTAATAACCCTGAGGATATGGCAAAGTTGTTTGAGGAGATGCTCACACCAAGTGAGCGAAAGGCGATTTTGCTTCGCTGGAATTTGATGAAGGACCTCTATCAGGGGCTTCCTCAGCGTGAGATTGCTTCCTCATATGGTATCTCCTTGTGTAAGATCACAAGAGGGTCGAAGATCCTGAAGCAAAAGGATTCCTATTGCAAGAAGATTCTCAGCGATCGATATGATGATCACCTGCATATCTGA
- a CDS encoding VIT1/CCC1 transporter family protein produces MSENTYSKKTMRVLLFLQQGELTEHRIYSFLASRVKDEHNSNVLRRIADEELRHAIIWQKLTGKEVKINRIKLWFYSFMAIILGYTFVLKKMEKGEDKATKAYRSLIAEVPQAKQISEDEDRHEQQLLAMLDEERLQYIGSMVLGLSDALVELSGTLAGLTFALQNTRLIALSGLITGISATLSMASSEYLSAKNSGEKNAAKSSMYTGIAYLFTVAFMVLPYLLLDSYMAALLIMLVVVIVIIMLFTYYTAVAKDLPFGKRFLEMALISLGVAAISFVIGILVKRFLGIDI; encoded by the coding sequence GTGAGTGAGAATACTTATAGCAAAAAGACAATGCGTGTTCTCCTGTTTCTACAACAGGGAGAGTTGACCGAACATCGAATCTACAGCTTTCTCGCATCCCGGGTGAAGGATGAACATAACAGCAATGTATTACGCCGTATTGCCGATGAAGAACTGAGGCATGCCATAATCTGGCAGAAACTGACTGGCAAGGAAGTCAAAATCAATAGAATCAAGCTCTGGTTCTACAGTTTCATGGCAATCATCCTTGGATATACTTTTGTCCTGAAGAAAATGGAGAAAGGAGAGGACAAAGCCACCAAGGCCTACCGTTCCCTGATTGCTGAAGTACCCCAGGCAAAACAGATCAGTGAAGATGAGGACAGACACGAACAACAACTACTTGCAATGCTCGATGAGGAACGCCTGCAATACATCGGATCCATGGTTCTTGGCTTAAGCGATGCACTCGTTGAGCTCTCTGGAACTCTGGCCGGTTTGACATTCGCGTTACAGAATACCCGTCTTATTGCCCTATCCGGCTTGATAACCGGTATCTCCGCAACCCTTTCCATGGCATCAAGCGAGTACCTCTCTGCGAAGAACAGTGGGGAAAAGAATGCAGCTAAGAGCAGCATGTACACAGGCATCGCCTATCTCTTCACCGTAGCCTTCATGGTTCTCCCCTACTTGCTTCTTGACAGTTATATGGCCGCCTTGCTTATCATGCTGGTGGTTGTCATTGTCATCATTATGCTTTTTACCTACTATACGGCAGTAGCAAAAGACCTTCCCTTTGGGAAACGATTCTTGGAAATGGCACTCATCAGTCTCGGTGTTGCTGCCATATCGTTTGTGATCGGAATCCTCGTCAAGCGATTCCTGGGAATTGATATCTAA
- a CDS encoding aldo/keto reductase, whose protein sequence is MKYLDFNNLKLSQIALGCDHYGESISEVIALKQLDIFADAGGNLLDTAHIYGQGKAGTLSSSELVLGKWMQETGSREKMVVASKGCHPYKEDMHRSRINRADMMLDINQSLDSLRTDHLDIWFFHRDNPEMPADEIIDMAGELVEKNLVHHLGASNWTTERIAQANTWARKHGKPAFSISEIQWSLAHCTPETWGDDTLVCMTEEQRQWYEKEAMPVMCFSPQAKGLFSKVIAGKTESLSERAKQRFLTDINLALVPKVKKLSSQLHVSPSAVVMAFLTSQRNPTIAIAGSSKIAQITETLAGSDLILSEEQIAYLSEDLR, encoded by the coding sequence ATGAAATACCTTGATTTTAACAACCTTAAGCTTTCACAAATAGCCCTCGGGTGCGACCATTATGGTGAGTCCATCAGCGAAGTGATTGCACTGAAGCAGTTGGATATTTTTGCAGATGCAGGAGGGAATCTCCTCGACACTGCCCATATCTATGGGCAAGGGAAGGCAGGGACACTCTCCAGCAGTGAATTGGTACTTGGCAAGTGGATGCAGGAAACTGGTTCACGAGAGAAGATGGTTGTTGCATCAAAGGGCTGTCATCCTTACAAGGAAGATATGCACAGAAGCAGAATCAACAGAGCTGACATGATGCTGGATATCAACCAAAGCCTTGACTCCTTGAGGACAGACCATCTGGATATCTGGTTCTTCCATCGGGATAACCCTGAAATGCCAGCCGATGAAATCATCGACATGGCTGGTGAGCTCGTAGAGAAAAACCTAGTTCATCACCTGGGTGCATCTAACTGGACCACCGAAAGGATTGCCCAGGCCAATACATGGGCAAGAAAACATGGAAAGCCAGCATTTTCAATCAGTGAGATACAGTGGAGTCTTGCCCATTGTACACCTGAGACCTGGGGTGATGATACCTTGGTATGCATGACTGAGGAACAGAGACAATGGTATGAGAAGGAAGCCATGCCGGTCATGTGTTTCTCCCCACAGGCAAAAGGGCTCTTCTCCAAAGTGATAGCAGGTAAGACAGAATCGCTCAGTGAGAGGGCAAAACAAAGATTCCTTACTGACATCAACCTGGCCCTGGTACCCAAGGTGAAGAAACTTTCCTCCCAATTGCATGTCTCTCCCTCTGCAGTAGTCATGGCATTCCTGACAAGCCAGAGGAATCCAACCATCGCAATTGCTGGATCCAGCAAGATAGCCCAGATCACAGAAACCCTCGCAGGGAGTGATCTGATCTTAAGTGAGGAACAAATCGCCTACTTGAGCGAAGATCTTCGCTAA
- a CDS encoding permease, translating to MTQSLTQVALFLFIIILAQILKRIGLFTEKEGSTLSSISLNITLPAAIVASFNTFTMDYSLLVLVAYGIGANILLASLSYLFMCKQNNSLKAYALLSGSTYNVGNFSFPFIQSLFGAQALVAASLFDLGNALMTTGLTYSLASSVSQGKRPQSTDLLKKLFTSVPFITYLVMITLSFAHIRLPLFLQDWMVAIGKANPIIAMLMIGIMLDIHFEKSWIKYTLGLLTIRYGMGILMAWYFIVHTDFNQIIKTTLVFVVFSPSATSSVAFLEKLTDEKKLASFTSSLSVLASIASFTILSLLVT from the coding sequence ATGACGCAATCCCTCACACAGGTTGCTCTCTTTCTCTTCATCATAATCCTTGCCCAGATCCTGAAGCGGATCGGATTATTTACGGAGAAGGAAGGGAGCACGCTGTCCAGCATTAGCTTGAATATCACCCTTCCAGCAGCTATCGTGGCTAGTTTCAACACCTTCACGATGGATTATTCACTGCTGGTGTTGGTTGCCTATGGAATTGGGGCAAACATCCTGCTCGCCTCTCTCTCCTACCTTTTTATGTGTAAGCAGAACAATTCACTGAAGGCATATGCCCTCCTGAGTGGATCGACCTATAACGTTGGCAACTTCTCTTTCCCTTTCATCCAATCCCTCTTCGGTGCCCAAGCCTTGGTTGCAGCCTCTCTGTTCGATCTGGGCAATGCACTGATGACCACAGGACTGACCTACTCCCTGGCAAGTTCTGTCTCCCAGGGAAAACGCCCACAGAGCACCGACCTTCTGAAAAAACTCTTCACCAGTGTACCGTTCATCACCTATCTGGTTATGATCACGCTCTCCTTCGCACATATTCGGTTGCCTCTCTTTCTCCAAGACTGGATGGTGGCCATAGGAAAAGCAAACCCGATCATCGCTATGTTGATGATCGGGATAATGTTGGACATTCATTTTGAGAAGAGTTGGATCAAGTATACGCTGGGGTTACTGACCATACGATACGGAATGGGTATCCTGATGGCCTGGTATTTCATCGTTCATACCGATTTCAACCAGATCATCAAGACAACCCTTGTCTTCGTCGTATTCAGTCCAAGTGCTACCAGTTCGGTAGCTTTTCTTGAAAAGCTGACTGATGAGAAGAAGCTTGCTTCCTTTACCTCCTCTCTATCAGTCTTGGCGAGTATTGCCAGCTTTACCATCCTCTCTCTTTTGGTTACCTAG
- the xylA gene encoding xylose isomerase codes for MEYFVGDQEYFKGIGKIAFEGKGSKNPLAFKYYDAKKMIGGKTMAEHLRFATAYWHSFCADGTDPFGSSTMDFPFRKPDPFANAVAKADAAFEFFTKLGTPYYCFHDVDASPDSEDAVTYEKTFHKIADELLARQKASGVKLLWNTANVFTHPIYMNGAATNPDFNVVARAAVQVKNSLDVNVKLGGRNYVFWGGREGYMSLLNTDMKREQDHLARFLTMARDYGRSIGFKGTFLIEPKPMEPTKHQYDYDAATTIGFLKEYGLDKDFKCNIEANHATLAGHTFDHDLLVSASHGMLGSVDANQGDPINGWDTDEFPTDVYATTMAMLVILRHGGLGSGGLNFDAKRRRNSTDLEDLFIAHIGGMDSFALGLEVAHKIIDEGLFDTFVKNRYASFDAWEGKKFEDGSMDLASLAAIGRNVQIEKRSGKQEYLNNLVNSYLFG; via the coding sequence ATGGAATATTTTGTCGGAGATCAGGAATATTTTAAGGGAATTGGAAAGATTGCGTTCGAGGGAAAGGGAAGCAAGAACCCTCTCGCATTCAAGTATTATGATGCGAAGAAGATGATTGGCGGCAAGACAATGGCCGAGCATCTTCGATTTGCGACTGCTTATTGGCACAGCTTCTGTGCAGATGGTACTGATCCCTTCGGTAGTTCAACGATGGACTTCCCCTTCAGGAAGCCTGACCCATTTGCGAATGCAGTTGCCAAGGCTGATGCAGCTTTCGAGTTTTTCACCAAGCTGGGGACTCCCTACTACTGTTTCCACGATGTGGATGCTTCTCCCGATAGTGAAGATGCGGTGACCTATGAGAAGACCTTTCACAAGATTGCTGATGAATTGCTTGCAAGACAGAAAGCAAGTGGTGTGAAATTGCTTTGGAATACCGCAAATGTATTCACGCATCCCATCTACATGAACGGAGCAGCAACCAACCCTGATTTCAATGTTGTCGCCCGTGCAGCAGTGCAGGTGAAGAATAGTCTGGATGTGAACGTAAAACTCGGTGGACGGAATTATGTCTTCTGGGGCGGTAGAGAGGGATACATGAGTCTCTTGAATACCGACATGAAGAGAGAGCAGGACCATCTGGCACGATTCCTTACAATGGCACGTGACTATGGACGGAGTATTGGGTTCAAGGGAACCTTCCTGATCGAACCAAAGCCGATGGAACCGACCAAGCACCAGTATGACTATGATGCTGCCACCACAATCGGATTCCTCAAAGAATATGGTTTGGATAAGGATTTCAAGTGCAATATTGAAGCCAACCATGCAACCTTGGCAGGTCACACCTTCGACCATGATCTCTTGGTCTCTGCAAGTCATGGTATGCTTGGCAGTGTCGATGCCAACCAGGGTGATCCGATCAATGGATGGGATACTGATGAGTTCCCCACAGATGTATATGCTACCACGATGGCGATGTTGGTCATCTTGCGACATGGGGGACTGGGCAGCGGTGGCCTGAACTTTGATGCAAAGAGAAGGCGTAACTCCACCGACCTTGAAGATCTCTTCATTGCTCATATCGGCGGTATGGATAGTTTTGCTCTTGGTCTTGAGGTTGCCCACAAGATCATCGATGAAGGATTGTTCGATACGTTCGTCAAGAACCGCTATGCTTCATTTGATGCATGGGAAGGAAAGAAGTTTGAAGATGGTTCCATGGATCTTGCATCCCTTGCCGCTATCGGTCGCAATGTTCAGATCGAAAAGCGCAGTGGGAAGCAGGAGTACCTGAACAATCTGGTAAACTCCTACCTCTTCGGCTAG